Within Catenulispora sp. GP43, the genomic segment GGCGAGCCGCTGGATCGTCCGGCCCAGCCACACCCGCAGCGCGTCCGCGTCGCCGAGCTCGGAGCGCAGCACCCGCCGTCGCGTCGACACGCCGAGCACGAACGCGTCGATCGCGGCGGCCCGCTCCCGTGCCTGGTCGTCGTCCAGCCCGCTGTCGCGCAGGTAGCGCCGCAGCGGCTCCAGCGAGTTCGCGTCCAGGAAGGCGGCCAGCGCCTCGGCCGCCTCCGGGCGCTCGCCCGACGCCCGTTGCAGCACCAGCAGCGGATCCTCCCCGGGCGCGCCGAACCACCGCTGCACGATGCTCGCCGCCAGCCGTGCGCCCAGCGTGGAGCGGTCGCCGTCGAAGGAGTCCGACACCGGGATCGTCACCCGGGCCGCCGCCAGGAACAGCCCGTCCTTGCCACCGAAGTAGCGGGTGATCAGGTTCGGCGACACGCCGGCCGCGTCGGCCACGCCCTTGACCGTGACCGCGGCGTACCCGTGCCGGGCGAACTGGCCCCGGGCCTGCTCCAGGATCCGCTGCTTGGTGGCGGCCGCGTCGCGCGAAGTCATGTGTACGAGCATACACACCGGTGTGTATGCTCGTACACATGACGGACGACCTGTACACCCGCATCCGGGCGGCCCGGCGCGTCGCCGCCCCCTGGAGCGACGACCCGGCCCGCGGCATCACCGCCGACCGCCTGGACGCGTTGCTGGACCGCTGGGCGGACGGCTACGACTGGCGCGAACACGAGCAGCGCATCGGCGAGTACCCCTGGCAGGCCGTCGCCGTCGGCGACACCGAGCTCCGGGTGATCCACCAGCGCGCGGCGGATCCCGACGCCCCGGTCGTGGTGCTGCTGCACGGCTGGCCGGACTCGGTCCTGCGCTTCGAACGCGTCCTGCCGCTGCTGACCGATCTGCACGTGGTCGTCCCCGCACTCCCGGGCTTCCCCTTCGCGCCGCCGCTCACCACGCCCGGCATGTCCGT encodes:
- a CDS encoding TetR/AcrR family transcriptional regulator, whose amino-acid sequence is MTSRDAAATKQRILEQARGQFARHGYAAVTVKGVADAAGVSPNLITRYFGGKDGLFLAAARVTIPVSDSFDGDRSTLGARLAASIVQRWFGAPGEDPLLVLQRASGERPEAAEALAAFLDANSLEPLRRYLRDSGLDDDQARERAAAIDAFVLGVSTRRRVLRSELGDADALRVWLGRTIQRLADG